A stretch of Gallus gallus isolate bGalGal1 chromosome 2, bGalGal1.mat.broiler.GRCg7b, whole genome shotgun sequence DNA encodes these proteins:
- the CDCA7L gene encoding cell division cycle-associated 7-like protein isoform X1 translates to MESDLSDEERGNLFGTEGEEEEETKKKVSPKRRSFGLCVAFQFPTRKSSEKKVPEQAFSKLPLKDSKPSTALSKERNCKRWDKLEGSASESEEDMKETQEESSSALLKRAMNIKENKAMLAQLLAELNSIPDLFPVKTPASTPSKQKKIPRRTFSEGQITRRMNPTRNARPPEKFALEKFTVSAVRFAEHLQSYKQENLLKRSLSVGNCGVRKRRRSSKYSSYRPVEDITEDDLDNIAITVKDKIYDKVLGSTCHQCRQKTIDTKTICRNQGCGGVRGQFCGPCLRNRYGEDVKSALLDPDWICPPCRGVCNCSYCRKRDGRCATGMLIHLAKFYGYDNVKEYLESLQKQLGEGN, encoded by the exons ATGGAGTCAGACTTAAGTGATGAAGAACGTGGTAATTTATTTGGTActgagggagaagaggaggaagagacaaagaaaaaagtttctCCCAAAAGAAGAAGCTTTGGTCTTTGTGTTGCCTTTCAGTTTCCGACCAGGAAGTCTTCTGAGAAAAAAGTGCCTGAACAAGCTTTTTCTAAGCTGCCTTTAAAGGACAGTAAGCCCTCCACTgctctttcaaaagaaagaaattgcaaGCGATGGGACAAACTAGAGGGCTCTGCTTCAGAATCTGAAGAAGACATGAAAGAAACACAGGAAGAAagttccagtgctctgcttaAAAGAGCTatgaatattaaagaaaataaagccatg CTTGCCCAGTTACTAGCAGAACTGAATTCCATACCTGACCTATTCCCAGTGAAGACTCCTGCCTCAACTCCTTCG aaacagaagaaaataccaAGGAGGACATTTTCTGAAGGCCAGATAACACGTCGCATGAACCCAACCAGAAATGCTCGCCCACCTGAGAAATTTGCCTTGGAAAAATTTACTGTGTCGGCTGTCAGATTTGCAGAACACTTACAAAGCTATAAACAAGAAAACCTCTTGAAGAGGAGCCTGAGTGTG GGGAATTGTGGTGTGCGCAAAAGGAGGAGATCATCAAAGTATTCATCTTATCGTCCAGTAGAGGATATTACTGAGGACGACTTGGACAACATTGCAATCACTGTTAAAGACAAAATCTATGACAAAGTTCTA GGCAGTACTTGCCACCAGTGTCGACAAAAGACGATTGATACAAAGACCATCTGTCGCAACCAGGGCTGTGGAGGTGTAAGGGGGCAGTTTTGTGGACCATGTCTTCGAAATAGATATGGAGAAGATGTGAAATCAGCACTGCTTGATCCA GACTGGATCTGTCCTCCTTGTCGTGGTGTGTGTAACTGCAGTTACTGCCGCAAGCGTGATGGTCGCTGTGCCACAGGGATGCTCATCCATTTGGCCAAGTTCTATGGCTATGACAACGTGAAAGAATACCTGGAAAG TTTACAAAAGCAACTGGGGGAAGGCAATTGA